A single Lactuca sativa cultivar Salinas chromosome 8, Lsat_Salinas_v11, whole genome shotgun sequence DNA region contains:
- the LOC111914951 gene encoding auxin-responsive protein SAUR68: MINPKKLARITRNLQNLAALRPKRITVPRVAGCADFFGKGCFVVYTSDEIRFVVPLDYLKNEIFKELLEIAEEEYGSQRDGPIKLPFKATFMQYTVYLIEKQMGKDLEEEFRTTITSWRCLSTTNVRLQVHPLLLVG, from the coding sequence ATGATCAATCCCAAGAAACTAGCTAGAATAACAAGGAACTTGCAGAATCTAGCAGCACTAAGGCCAAAAAGAATCACGGTTCCAAGAGTCGCTGGTTGTGCAGACTTTTTTGGTAAGGGTTGCTTTGTGGTGTATACTTCTGATGAAATACGGTTTGTGGTGCCATTGGATTATCTCAAGAATGAAATATTTAAAGAACTCTTGGAGATAGCAGAGGAAGAGTACGGGTCGCAGAGAGATGGGCCGATTAAACTGCCTTTCAAAGCCACCTTCATGCAATACACCGTTTATCTGATAGAAAAACAGATGGGCAAAGACTTAGAGGAGGAATTTCGCACGACTATAACTTCATGGCGGTGCTTATCCACTACAAATGTTCGACTACAAGTTCATCCACTTTTACTAGTGGGATAA